Proteins from one methanogenic archaeon mixed culture ISO4-G1 genomic window:
- a CDS encoding prefoldin beta subunit PfdB — MNGISPQLQNQIAQFQQVQQQLQAVTSQRVQMDASRRELVKTKEELDKSTGTVYRTSGAFMIKVEDLDSLKADLDESIETMEVRIGSLERQENSLKEKYTSLQETINKAMGNTQE, encoded by the coding sequence ATGAACGGAATCAGCCCACAGCTCCAGAACCAGATCGCCCAGTTCCAGCAAGTCCAGCAGCAGCTCCAGGCCGTCACCTCCCAGAGGGTGCAGATGGACGCCAGCAGGCGTGAGCTCGTAAAGACCAAGGAGGAACTCGACAAGAGCACCGGAACCGTCTACAGGACATCCGGAGCCTTCATGATCAAGGTCGAGGATCTGGATTCCCTCAAGGCCGACCTCGATGAGTCCATCGAGACCATGGAGGTCAGGATCGGCAGCCTCGAGCGCCAGGAGAACTCCCTCAAGGAGAAGTACACCTCGCTCCAGGAGACCATCAACAAGGCCATGGGGAACACCCAGGAATAA
- a CDS encoding MFS transporter — protein MNMSRAELLALLAMAFGLLMDGLDASIVNIALPSIAEYFGTDTNEVAWVTISYFMMIAGMMLIFGRIADSGHIRKIYIAGFVIFAATSLVCGLSQNLMTLVAARCAQGVGAAMLAAVAPMICVKFIPARNLGVAMGVFMLAGSIGFGCGPAVGGIIVDLSSWHWCFFINVPIGVLGVLMALRGLPKDHDISKARLDLKGSLLIATCVISAVYILEMFTRDGQGLVCAVLGAVVFITLALFVYVEKRVDHPMLNVGMFRDWRLGASLMCYMLINVAYMGIYYILPFYMIKELELDYAFSGIVILIPSVVCALISLPAGRYCDLHGRRGTAIACAALMIVTSFGFMCLTPELGWWPLVPVGIMGGIVWGLCGPSVASRIIDLAPLEEKGMASTLSNLMYYAGGSIGTALFATLLTFGAGSIGIPIEDIASEAFMDGYVFTMVCAICIAAVAVVCAYAIKENRTPAEESGAF, from the coding sequence ATGAATATGTCGAGAGCAGAGTTGCTGGCATTGCTCGCCATGGCATTCGGCCTTCTTATGGACGGCCTGGATGCTAGCATCGTCAACATCGCCCTGCCCTCGATCGCAGAATACTTCGGGACCGATACCAACGAGGTCGCGTGGGTCACCATAAGCTACTTCATGATGATCGCGGGCATGATGCTCATCTTCGGAAGGATCGCGGATTCAGGTCACATCAGGAAGATCTACATCGCCGGGTTCGTCATCTTCGCGGCCACGTCCTTGGTGTGCGGACTGTCGCAGAACCTCATGACCCTGGTGGCGGCCAGATGCGCCCAGGGTGTGGGTGCGGCGATGCTCGCCGCGGTGGCCCCGATGATATGCGTCAAGTTCATACCCGCCCGCAATCTGGGGGTCGCGATGGGAGTGTTCATGCTGGCAGGTTCCATCGGATTCGGCTGCGGACCCGCCGTGGGAGGGATCATCGTGGACCTCTCATCATGGCACTGGTGCTTCTTCATCAACGTCCCGATAGGGGTGCTGGGGGTGCTGATGGCGCTCCGCGGACTGCCCAAGGACCATGACATCTCCAAGGCCAGGCTCGACCTCAAGGGCAGCCTGCTCATAGCCACCTGCGTGATCAGCGCCGTATACATCCTGGAGATGTTCACCAGGGACGGTCAGGGACTCGTCTGCGCCGTTCTCGGAGCGGTCGTGTTCATAACGCTGGCACTGTTCGTTTACGTGGAGAAGAGGGTAGACCACCCCATGCTCAACGTTGGGATGTTCAGGGACTGGAGGCTCGGTGCTTCCCTGATGTGCTACATGCTCATCAACGTCGCCTACATGGGGATCTACTACATCCTCCCGTTCTACATGATCAAGGAGCTGGAGCTGGACTACGCCTTCTCCGGGATCGTCATACTGATTCCCAGCGTGGTCTGCGCACTGATATCGCTGCCTGCGGGCCGTTACTGCGACCTCCACGGCAGGAGGGGCACCGCCATAGCCTGTGCGGCGCTCATGATCGTGACATCCTTCGGATTCATGTGCTTGACACCGGAGCTGGGCTGGTGGCCGTTGGTCCCCGTGGGGATCATGGGCGGTATCGTCTGGGGACTCTGCGGGCCTTCGGTGGCCAGCAGGATCATAGATCTGGCACCTTTGGAGGAGAAGGGCATGGCATCCACGCTCTCCAACCTCATGTACTATGCCGGAGGGAGCATAGGTACCGCGCTCTTCGCCACGCTCCTGACCTTCGGTGCTGGCAGCATCGGGATACCCATAGAGGACATAGCATCCGAGGCCTTCATGGACGGGTACGTGTTCACGATGGTCTGCGCCATATGCATCGCGGCGGTGGCCGTGGTCTGCGCATACGCCATCAAGGAGAATCGCACTCCCGCCGAAGAAAGCGGAGCTTTCTGA
- a CDS encoding tyrosyl-tRNA synthetase TyrS — translation MDVEQRLALVTRNTEELVTEEELRALLTEKPEPTAYIGFEPSGTVHLGWVLVAQKIRDLCDAGFKVTIFWADWHAYINDKLGGDIENIRTCARYMQDCFIALGVPKDKVEFKYASDLCSEIEYWEKVIKVAKVTSLSRVKRAMTIMGRSEDEAEVDASKVLYPILQATDIFFLNCDVAYAGIDQRRAHMLARDAADKLGWKKPVALHTPLLPGLKGGNRMDPIESKMSKSKPEGNITIHDDRETIAKKMKKAYCPMDKLDAEGNEEVNPVLMLCKYIIIPRNGCLFVDRPEQYGGPVTYNSYEELEEAYFGGKLSPFDLKTGVTDGMAKTLAPVAEYFEAHPENRAALQKVLDGLTKLR, via the coding sequence ATGGATGTCGAACAGAGACTGGCCTTGGTCACAAGGAATACCGAAGAGCTCGTTACCGAAGAGGAACTCCGTGCCCTTCTCACGGAGAAGCCGGAGCCGACCGCATATATCGGATTCGAGCCGTCCGGAACCGTCCACCTGGGCTGGGTGCTCGTGGCTCAGAAGATCAGGGACCTCTGCGACGCAGGGTTCAAGGTCACCATATTCTGGGCTGATTGGCATGCGTACATCAACGATAAGCTCGGCGGCGACATCGAGAACATCAGGACATGTGCCAGATACATGCAGGACTGTTTCATCGCACTCGGAGTTCCCAAGGACAAGGTCGAGTTCAAGTACGCCAGCGACCTGTGCTCGGAGATCGAGTACTGGGAGAAGGTCATCAAGGTCGCCAAGGTCACATCCCTGTCCAGGGTCAAGAGGGCCATGACGATCATGGGAAGGTCCGAGGACGAGGCCGAGGTCGACGCCTCCAAGGTGCTCTATCCCATCCTTCAGGCCACGGACATATTCTTCCTCAACTGTGACGTCGCATACGCCGGTATCGACCAGAGGAGGGCCCACATGCTCGCCAGGGATGCGGCCGACAAGCTCGGCTGGAAGAAGCCCGTCGCGCTCCACACCCCGCTGCTCCCCGGACTCAAGGGCGGTAACAGGATGGATCCCATCGAGAGCAAGATGTCCAAGAGCAAGCCCGAGGGCAACATCACGATCCATGACGACAGGGAGACCATCGCCAAGAAGATGAAGAAGGCCTACTGCCCCATGGACAAGCTGGATGCCGAGGGCAACGAGGAGGTCAACCCCGTCCTCATGCTGTGCAAGTACATCATCATCCCCAGGAACGGATGCCTGTTCGTGGACCGCCCCGAGCAGTACGGCGGGCCCGTCACCTACAACTCCTACGAGGAGCTGGAGGAGGCGTACTTCGGCGGAAAGCTGTCGCCCTTCGACCTCAAGACCGGAGTCACCGACGGAATGGCCAAGACGCTGGCCCCCGTCGCAGAATACTTCGAGGCACACCCCGAGAACCGTGCGGCTCTCCAGAAGGTCCTCGATGGACTCACCAAACTCAGGTGA
- a CDS encoding tripartite tricarboxylate transporter TctA family, translating into MDPVSVSVIALFLLLGCALGTITGLVPGIHVNTLATMMFTSYPVMRDVLGPLIQEDLVPIAVCGVIMSASVVHSFMDFVPSVFIGAPDAEDALSVLPGHKLLLEGHGMTAVRAAAVGILIGCSAAIVMAIPLQYIMLNGAAEILNGMTWYVLVAISGLLMINEYRKGTLVPGITAFILAGVLGYAVMNLPIPSGGILGEGTLLMPLLTGLFGLPVLLESDGGHRFPEQTDDGKDPVGPVPGLKGVIMGTVAGWFPGITSTVGATVSSTVMPDRSPERFISTVASIGTVTTVLSLVTLSVSGGGRSGTVIVIGQILGESIGGFASVPFTMMLLSAAVSSVIGYVLMIKAGRVMAGAITGVDQKKLAHIVIIFLLALTFLTTGVWGLAISAMALTIGYIPVRTGCGRTMLCGCLILPCLLRFPLGFRLGQELLGIDDEPLVRPRTDLPCGIVDPYREHQPAPVHLDKLRLAHDGHADRRGCAVGDV; encoded by the coding sequence ATGGATCCAGTCTCCGTCTCGGTCATCGCACTGTTCCTGTTGCTCGGCTGTGCTCTCGGAACGATCACCGGACTCGTTCCGGGGATCCACGTGAACACCTTGGCGACGATGATGTTTACATCGTATCCCGTCATGCGGGATGTCCTCGGCCCCCTCATCCAGGAGGATCTGGTCCCGATAGCGGTCTGCGGGGTCATCATGTCAGCATCCGTCGTCCATTCATTCATGGACTTCGTACCGTCCGTGTTCATAGGGGCACCGGATGCCGAGGATGCGCTGTCCGTCCTTCCCGGACATAAACTATTGCTCGAAGGGCACGGGATGACGGCGGTACGTGCTGCCGCGGTCGGCATCCTCATAGGGTGCTCCGCCGCCATAGTTATGGCCATACCGTTGCAGTACATCATGCTGAACGGCGCGGCGGAGATCCTGAACGGAATGACATGGTACGTCCTGGTCGCGATAAGCGGATTGCTGATGATCAACGAGTACAGGAAAGGGACGCTCGTCCCGGGCATCACCGCCTTCATCCTGGCAGGTGTTCTGGGATATGCCGTGATGAACCTCCCCATTCCCTCCGGCGGGATACTCGGAGAAGGAACGCTGCTGATGCCCCTGCTCACCGGACTGTTCGGTCTGCCGGTCCTCCTGGAATCAGACGGCGGACATCGGTTCCCCGAGCAGACCGACGACGGGAAGGATCCCGTAGGACCTGTCCCCGGACTGAAAGGCGTGATAATGGGCACGGTGGCCGGGTGGTTCCCGGGGATAACATCCACGGTGGGTGCGACCGTCTCGTCCACGGTCATGCCAGACAGGAGCCCGGAGAGGTTCATCTCCACCGTTGCCTCCATAGGGACCGTGACCACGGTCCTATCATTGGTCACGCTCTCGGTTTCTGGCGGAGGAAGGTCGGGTACGGTCATCGTCATCGGACAGATCCTCGGGGAGTCCATCGGGGGATTCGCATCGGTGCCGTTCACCATGATGCTCCTTTCTGCGGCGGTGAGCTCGGTCATCGGTTATGTCCTGATGATCAAGGCGGGACGCGTGATGGCCGGAGCGATCACGGGAGTCGACCAGAAGAAGCTGGCACATATCGTCATAATCTTCCTGCTGGCACTTACGTTCCTGACGACAGGCGTATGGGGATTGGCGATCTCCGCGATGGCATTGACGATAGGTTACATCCCGGTGAGGACCGGTTGCGGAAGGACGATGCTCTGCGGCTGTCTCATCCTGCCGTGCTTACTGCGATTCCCTCTTGGATTCCGCCTTGGACAGGAACTTCTGGGAATCGACGATGAACCTCTCGTGCGTCCCCGAACCGATCTCCCCTGCGGAATCGTAGACCCTTACCGAGAACACCAGCCTGCGCCTGTCCACCTCGATAAGCTCCGTCTCGCACACGACGGTCATGCCGATCGGCGTGGGTGCGCTGTGGGCGATGTCTAG
- a CDS encoding ABC transporter permease protein, which translates to MTHLSNIMKKEIRELMTPGSVASVLLMVILFAFLGSFLGGEISHSVSLPSMGLVDFQTVTTEEGEWDGYEILRAYYEANGISSEDFEKMVVILEEGDILGQMTEKGLSLVLVMDENFAESVYAGVRGQIHQYYVYKQTGMISGAVSSVSATSIIGMLNNSLSAYLIGTEELPHHYFLSNPIDGAHITTYINGQPQDDVTPYDISNALTGQTMLIPMIIMIVIMMIGSIVISSMGSEKENKTLETLLTLPIKRSTIVTGKILAAAVVGLVFGLAYMLGISIYIGSMTGMAISGTDVDLSSFGFTLGITDYILIMFSMFLAISCALGICMILGAFAKNYKSAQTMTMPLAILVIIPMFVIMFSGFSNSNLLIQIILFAIPFSHPMMAMDALMNGDVMFVVFGLIYMAVFAAVSIFITVKLYNSDILITGLGQNKYVEMLKGQGKKRR; encoded by the coding sequence ATGACCCATCTCAGCAACATCATGAAGAAGGAGATCAGGGAGCTCATGACCCCCGGCTCCGTGGCATCGGTACTGCTGATGGTCATCCTGTTCGCATTCCTGGGAAGCTTCCTCGGAGGGGAGATCAGCCACAGCGTATCGCTTCCGTCCATGGGGCTGGTGGACTTCCAGACCGTCACCACGGAGGAAGGCGAATGGGACGGCTACGAGATCCTCAGGGCCTACTACGAGGCCAACGGTATCTCGAGCGAGGACTTCGAGAAGATGGTGGTCATCCTGGAGGAAGGCGACATACTGGGCCAGATGACCGAAAAGGGCCTCAGCCTGGTATTGGTCATGGACGAGAACTTCGCCGAATCCGTGTACGCAGGGGTACGCGGTCAGATCCATCAGTATTACGTCTACAAGCAGACCGGTATGATCAGCGGTGCCGTATCGTCCGTATCCGCGACATCCATCATCGGCATGCTCAACAACAGCCTCTCCGCATACCTGATCGGAACGGAGGAGCTCCCGCACCACTACTTCCTGTCCAACCCCATCGACGGGGCGCACATCACAACCTACATCAACGGACAGCCGCAGGACGACGTCACGCCTTACGACATCTCCAACGCGCTGACCGGACAGACAATGCTGATCCCGATGATCATAATGATCGTCATCATGATGATCGGAAGCATAGTCATCAGCTCCATGGGTTCCGAGAAGGAGAACAAGACCCTCGAGACCCTGCTCACGCTCCCGATCAAGAGGTCCACCATCGTCACCGGTAAGATCCTTGCCGCCGCAGTGGTGGGACTGGTGTTCGGACTGGCATACATGCTGGGCATCAGCATCTACATCGGCTCCATGACCGGGATGGCCATCTCCGGAACGGATGTGGACCTGAGCTCGTTCGGTTTCACCCTGGGCATCACGGATTACATCCTCATCATGTTCTCCATGTTCCTAGCCATCTCCTGTGCTCTGGGCATCTGCATGATCCTCGGAGCGTTCGCCAAGAACTACAAGTCCGCACAGACCATGACCATGCCTCTGGCTATCCTCGTGATCATCCCGATGTTCGTGATCATGTTCTCCGGATTCAGCAACTCGAACCTCCTCATCCAGATCATCCTTTTCGCGATACCCTTCAGCCATCCGATGATGGCGATGGACGCGCTGATGAACGGCGACGTCATGTTCGTGGTGTTCGGACTGATCTACATGGCGGTGTTCGCGGCTGTATCGATCTTCATAACCGTGAAGCTGTACAACTCCGACATCCTGATCACCGGACTCGGCCAGAACAAGTACGTCGAGATGCTGAAAGGTCAGGGCAAGAAACGCAGATGA
- a CDS encoding exopolyphosphatase-related protein, translating into MFGEIAEKLRGRRKVILVHGNADMDAVGSAYALQRAFPEADIFAPNGIDRVTKVVVEKIGIEILEECDLTAYEQVVIVDTSSPEQLEMDQSIPEGAIVIDHHMSTGKWEGYDFYCDSEKTSCCEIIKDILDENGIDIDRNMGLMLIGGMITDSGHFQFARPDMLTAFSDIMTRCGIDMDEAYNLTIMPVSMSEKIAMLKAIERTKFDRVGNLIVATSYGSSFEASSCRAIMAAGADVVFVGSQRDETFRLSTRATQEAVRKGVNLGDIMKGIGEETENDGGGHGGAAGLSGIGDVEAMLFICMKRTMEVFRDIKSRDLLGKED; encoded by the coding sequence ATGTTCGGTGAGATCGCGGAGAAGCTCAGAGGCAGGAGGAAGGTCATCCTCGTCCACGGCAATGCGGACATGGATGCCGTAGGGTCCGCCTACGCGCTCCAGAGGGCCTTCCCTGAAGCCGACATATTCGCGCCCAACGGGATCGACCGCGTGACCAAGGTCGTCGTGGAGAAGATCGGCATCGAGATCCTGGAGGAATGCGACCTCACCGCCTACGAGCAGGTCGTCATAGTCGACACGTCCTCGCCCGAACAGCTCGAGATGGACCAGAGCATCCCCGAAGGTGCCATCGTCATCGACCATCACATGTCCACGGGCAAGTGGGAGGGCTACGATTTCTACTGCGACAGCGAGAAGACATCCTGCTGCGAGATCATCAAGGACATCCTGGACGAGAACGGCATCGACATAGACAGGAACATGGGTCTGATGCTCATCGGAGGGATGATCACGGACAGCGGGCACTTCCAGTTCGCCAGGCCGGACATGCTGACCGCATTCTCGGACATAATGACCAGATGCGGCATCGACATGGACGAGGCCTACAACCTCACCATCATGCCGGTGAGCATGTCCGAGAAGATCGCGATGCTGAAGGCGATCGAGAGGACCAAGTTCGACCGCGTTGGGAACCTCATCGTTGCAACCTCCTACGGGAGCAGCTTCGAGGCATCCTCCTGCCGCGCCATAATGGCCGCGGGAGCGGACGTGGTCTTCGTGGGATCCCAGAGGGATGAGACGTTCCGCCTCAGTACCAGAGCGACTCAGGAGGCCGTCCGCAAGGGCGTGAACCTGGGGGACATCATGAAGGGTATCGGCGAGGAGACCGAGAACGACGGCGGAGGGCACGGAGGTGCCGCGGGACTGTCCGGGATCGGCGATGTCGAGGCCATGCTATTCATTTGTATGAAGAGAACGATGGAGGTCTTCCGGGACATAAAGTCCAGGGACCTCCTTGGAAAGGAAGATTGA
- a CDS encoding ABC transporter ATP-binding protein, with protein MTDALVLSDVHKSYGQREAVHGVSLTVKEGEIFGLIGHNGAGKTTILRMISTILRITSGSIEVYGKDVTKDADAVRSMISYLPEDAGAYRDLTGRTYLSFIADFFATGEAKDAIVEKGIELADLGDKIDYKIDTYSKGMMRRLLIARAIMTAPKLAILDEVTSGLDVINAYEIREVIRQIAKGGVTVIMSSHNMFEVDMLCDRVGMIDQGNLIEVGTPEELKRKYGKDSLEEVFVTAVKGA; from the coding sequence ATGACAGATGCGCTTGTACTCTCTGACGTGCACAAATCGTACGGCCAGAGGGAGGCGGTACACGGAGTATCGCTCACGGTCAAGGAAGGGGAGATCTTCGGTCTGATCGGCCACAACGGTGCCGGAAAAACCACGATCCTCAGGATGATATCGACGATCCTCAGGATCACATCGGGATCGATCGAGGTGTACGGGAAGGACGTCACCAAGGATGCCGACGCCGTCAGGTCTATGATCAGCTACCTGCCGGAGGACGCCGGTGCCTACAGGGATCTTACCGGAAGGACATATCTGTCGTTCATAGCGGATTTCTTCGCCACCGGGGAAGCGAAGGATGCCATCGTCGAGAAGGGCATAGAACTTGCGGACCTCGGCGACAAGATCGATTACAAGATCGACACCTACAGCAAGGGAATGATGCGCAGGCTGCTCATAGCCAGAGCGATCATGACCGCACCCAAGCTCGCCATCCTGGACGAGGTCACCTCAGGACTCGACGTCATCAACGCGTACGAGATCAGGGAGGTCATCCGCCAGATAGCGAAGGGGGGCGTGACCGTCATCATGTCGTCCCACAACATGTTCGAGGTGGACATGCTGTGCGACAGGGTGGGAATGATCGACCAGGGCAACCTGATCGAGGTCGGTACGCCCGAGGAACTGAAGAGGAAATACGGAAAGGACAGCCTCGAAGAGGTGTTCGTAACGGCGGTGAAAGGAGCATGA